In Bradyrhizobium erythrophlei, a single genomic region encodes these proteins:
- a CDS encoding adenylate/guanylate cyclase domain-containing protein, translated as MTGEGVQRRLAAVLAGVVEDYGRLMQAGEEVAMTRLKAIRKNIVAPAIASCRGRIVKVSGESMLVEFSSAVDAARSAVEVQRAMVAHESGQAGEPDIAFRIGMNVGDIMIDENDIFGDCVNIAVRLQGLAAPGGICFSDDAYRQIRGKVELACHDLGPQRLKNIAEPVRVWRMSFGDKKSFNREGAAQIPSSLPATEPPALELPAKPSIAVLPFANLSNDPQQDYFADGLVEDIITALSRFKSLFVIARNSSFVYKGKPIDIWQVGRELGVRYVLEGSVRNADSRLRITGQLVDATTGAHLWAEKFDGPMADVFELQDKVAASVAGVIDPLLLDTEIQRALEQPTSNLTAYHFYLRSLPLIRAWTPEANLEAIALLERAVECDPRYGMALASLALCHAHNLLNRWVKDATTERELTIIWARRALEAAPDDPSTVTSAAGALMDTGENIETLKRLVDGALARNPSHAFGWLWSGWMRTVSGESELAITHFETSLRLDPRATRKAFHLTGIGMCHFFKSRFGEACRILEISFTELPSYSLTAWFLAATYTKMGRLDAAREFAKRQGIAPGGAWLVIGQLLGNAAHRDMALSALRLATGQESGA; from the coding sequence TTGACCGGCGAAGGCGTGCAACGGCGGCTGGCGGCGGTGCTGGCAGGGGTGGTCGAGGACTACGGCCGCCTGATGCAGGCCGGCGAGGAAGTCGCCATGACCCGGCTCAAGGCGATCCGAAAGAACATCGTCGCTCCCGCCATCGCGTCTTGTCGCGGGCGCATCGTGAAGGTGTCCGGCGAGAGCATGCTGGTGGAGTTTTCAAGCGCGGTCGATGCGGCACGCAGCGCCGTCGAAGTCCAGCGCGCGATGGTCGCGCACGAGAGCGGCCAGGCTGGCGAACCTGACATCGCGTTTCGGATCGGCATGAATGTCGGTGACATCATGATCGACGAGAACGATATTTTCGGCGACTGCGTCAACATTGCCGTGCGCCTTCAAGGGTTGGCTGCGCCCGGCGGCATCTGTTTCTCCGACGACGCCTACCGGCAGATCCGCGGCAAGGTCGAACTGGCGTGCCACGATCTCGGTCCGCAGCGGCTGAAGAACATCGCCGAGCCGGTACGGGTTTGGCGAATGTCTTTTGGTGACAAAAAAAGTTTTAACAGAGAAGGCGCAGCCCAAATCCCGTCCTCGTTGCCGGCGACGGAGCCGCCGGCGCTCGAACTTCCGGCCAAACCGTCGATCGCGGTGCTGCCGTTCGCGAACCTGAGCAACGATCCCCAGCAGGATTATTTTGCCGATGGCCTGGTCGAAGACATCATCACCGCATTGTCGCGGTTCAAATCGCTGTTCGTGATCGCGCGGAATTCTTCGTTCGTCTACAAGGGCAAGCCGATCGATATCTGGCAGGTCGGGCGTGAACTGGGCGTGCGCTACGTACTGGAAGGCAGTGTACGAAACGCGGACTCGCGGCTGCGAATCACCGGACAACTCGTCGACGCCACCACGGGCGCGCACCTGTGGGCCGAGAAGTTCGACGGCCCGATGGCCGACGTGTTCGAACTTCAGGACAAGGTCGCCGCCAGCGTCGCCGGCGTGATCGATCCCCTGCTGCTCGACACGGAAATCCAGCGCGCCCTGGAGCAACCCACATCCAATCTGACCGCTTATCATTTTTATCTTCGTTCGCTGCCGCTTATTCGCGCGTGGACGCCCGAGGCCAATCTGGAGGCAATCGCGCTACTCGAACGCGCGGTCGAATGCGACCCGCGTTACGGGATGGCGCTCGCATCACTCGCACTCTGTCACGCCCACAATCTCTTGAACCGGTGGGTCAAGGACGCCACGACTGAGAGAGAACTCACCATCATCTGGGCGCGTCGCGCGCTTGAGGCCGCGCCCGACGACCCCTCGACCGTCACCTCGGCCGCTGGCGCGCTGATGGACACGGGCGAAAATATCGAAACGCTGAAGCGGCTGGTCGACGGGGCCCTGGCGCGCAATCCCAGTCACGCCTTCGGCTGGTTATGGAGCGGTTGGATGCGCACCGTTTCCGGCGAGTCCGAGCTCGCGATCACCCATTTCGAGACATCGCTGCGGCTCGACCCTCGCGCCACGCGCAAGGCGTTTCACCTGACCGGCATCGGAATGTGTCATTTCTTCAAATCACGTTTCGGCGAGGCCTGCCGAATCCTGGAAATTTCCTTCACCGAGCTCCCAAGCTACTCGCTCACCGCCTGGTTCCTGGCCGCCACCTACACAAAAATGGGACGGCTCGACGCGGCGCGAGAATTCGCCAAACGCCAGGGAATTGCACCCGGCGGGGCGTGGCTGGTGATCGGACAGCTGCTTGGTAACGCGGCGCATCGCGACATGGCGCTATCCGCGCTCAGGCTCGCGACGGGTCAGGAATCCGGCGCCTGA
- a CDS encoding haloalkane dehalogenase, translating into MSKITISAEDHLPRRRIPILDTEMSHVTVGQGHPIVFLHGNPTSSYLWRNVIPHVSDLGWCLAPDLVGMGQSGPSPAGAYRFRDHARYLDAWFDAIGLHENITLVLHDWGSALGFYWASRHPERVHAIAYMESILFPREWADLPQSRAPLFRDLRSEKGEHMILDENFFIEGLLPKLVIRPLGEKEMYAYRRPFLNPVSRLPMLVWPRELPIGGEPADVVAIVERYGQWLLESPQPKLFINAEPGSMLTGRSRDFCRRFPNQQEVTVSGLHFIQEDCPDEIGAALSRFIGANRPKRS; encoded by the coding sequence ATGAGCAAGATCACCATCTCCGCTGAAGATCATCTTCCCCGGCGCCGGATTCCCATCCTCGACACCGAAATGAGCCATGTGACGGTCGGTCAGGGCCATCCGATCGTGTTCCTGCACGGAAACCCGACGTCCTCCTATCTCTGGCGCAACGTCATTCCTCACGTCAGCGATCTCGGCTGGTGCCTGGCGCCCGACCTCGTCGGGATGGGACAATCCGGGCCCTCTCCTGCCGGCGCCTACCGGTTTCGCGATCACGCGCGCTACCTCGATGCGTGGTTCGATGCGATCGGCCTGCACGAGAATATCACGCTCGTCCTGCACGATTGGGGATCGGCGCTCGGCTTTTACTGGGCGTCGCGGCACCCGGAACGCGTCCACGCCATCGCCTATATGGAATCGATTCTTTTCCCGCGCGAATGGGCAGATCTCCCGCAAAGCCGGGCGCCGCTCTTTCGCGACCTGCGTTCGGAGAAGGGCGAGCACATGATCCTCGATGAAAACTTCTTCATCGAGGGGTTGCTGCCGAAACTCGTCATCCGTCCTCTCGGCGAGAAGGAAATGTACGCATACCGGCGTCCGTTCCTTAACCCGGTATCGCGGCTGCCAATGCTGGTCTGGCCGCGGGAATTGCCGATCGGCGGCGAGCCGGCCGATGTTGTGGCCATCGTCGAACGATACGGACAATGGCTTCTGGAAAGCCCGCAACCGAAATTGTTCATCAATGCCGAGCCGGGCTCGATGCTGACCGGACGTTCGCGCGATTTCTGCCGGCGTTTTCCCAACCAGCAGGAGGTCACGGTATCCGGCCTGCATTTCATTCAGGAGGATTGCCCCGACGAGATCGGCGCGGCGTTATCGCGCTTCATCGGCGCCAACCGGCCGAAACGAAGCTGA
- a CDS encoding heavy metal translocating P-type ATPase gives MAHGEHTHGAKDAASGDHACHHHDHGQHNHDHHGHPRHADHDQAAASCCGGDHEGKAGADAEVAIDPVCGMKVKRATAKHRFDYQGTEYLFCSARCRDRFQADPDSFLKPKDQTKPAAAERPEPVVPAGTIYTCPMDPEIRQVGPGTCPICGMALEPEQVSLDQGPDPELIDMTRRFWIALALTLPVFVIEMGRHLGLMHGMPPVWSNWISLLLSTPVVLWMGAPFFARGWRSVVSSHLNMFTLIAMGTGVAWLYSVIGTLTPQAFPAGFRDAHGAVAVYFEAAAVITVLVLLGQVLELRARERTSGAIRALLGLAPKTARRITGHGDEDVSIDSIGVGDHLRVRPGEKIPVDGRVIEGHSFVDESMVTGEPMPVAKAEGARVIGGTVNQHGTLVLQAEQVGRDTMLARIVDMVARAQRSRAPIQRLADRVSGWFVPAVLAAAGVAFAAWVMFGPEPRFTFGLVAAVTVLIIACPCALGLATPMSIMVGVGRGAREGILIRDAQALEAFERIDTVVIDKTGTLTEGRPKLASVATAPGIDEDTLLRLAAGLEQASEHPLARAIIEAAKARGLSFESASDFAAHPGKGATGSVQGRTVALGNATLMGELNVAIAAFEPAAEAARASGATVIHAAIDGRAAGILAIADPIKASAKAAIAALRSEGLRIVMLTGDNATTARAVASQLDITDIEAGVLPERKGEVVQRLRQQGRRVAMVGDGVNDAPALAAADVGIAMGGGTDVAIESAGITLLTGDLSGLVRARRLSAATMRNIRQNLAFAFVYNAAGVPIAAGALYPVFGILLSPMLGAAAMALSSVSVIGNALRLARTRL, from the coding sequence ATGGCCCACGGCGAACATACTCACGGCGCCAAAGACGCCGCCTCCGGCGATCACGCCTGCCATCATCACGACCACGGTCAGCACAACCACGATCATCACGGTCACCCTCGTCACGCCGATCATGATCAGGCTGCCGCTTCCTGCTGCGGCGGCGATCATGAAGGGAAAGCCGGCGCGGACGCGGAGGTCGCGATCGATCCGGTCTGCGGCATGAAGGTCAAGCGTGCGACCGCCAAACATCGCTTCGACTATCAGGGCACGGAATATCTGTTTTGCTCCGCGCGCTGCCGCGACCGTTTTCAGGCCGACCCTGACAGTTTTCTCAAGCCGAAGGATCAAACCAAGCCGGCCGCGGCCGAGCGGCCGGAGCCGGTGGTTCCGGCAGGCACGATCTACACCTGCCCGATGGACCCGGAGATCCGCCAGGTCGGGCCGGGGACCTGTCCGATCTGCGGCATGGCGCTGGAGCCGGAACAGGTTTCGCTCGACCAGGGCCCCGATCCCGAACTGATCGATATGACGAGGCGGTTCTGGATTGCGCTGGCGCTCACGTTGCCGGTGTTCGTGATCGAGATGGGCCGCCATCTCGGTCTCATGCATGGGATGCCGCCAGTCTGGTCGAACTGGATTTCGCTTCTGCTGTCGACGCCGGTCGTGCTGTGGATGGGCGCGCCGTTTTTCGCGCGCGGCTGGCGCTCGGTCGTATCTAGCCACCTCAACATGTTCACGCTGATTGCGATGGGAACAGGCGTGGCCTGGCTCTACAGCGTGATCGGCACATTGACGCCGCAGGCCTTTCCGGCCGGTTTCCGTGACGCGCACGGCGCGGTTGCGGTGTATTTCGAGGCGGCAGCCGTGATCACGGTGCTGGTGCTGCTCGGCCAGGTGCTGGAATTGCGGGCGCGCGAGCGCACCTCGGGCGCGATCCGCGCATTGCTGGGGCTTGCGCCAAAAACCGCCCGGCGCATCACCGGTCACGGCGACGAGGACGTTTCGATCGATTCGATCGGGGTCGGCGATCATTTGCGGGTTCGCCCCGGCGAAAAAATCCCGGTCGATGGCCGCGTGATCGAGGGACATTCGTTCGTCGACGAATCCATGGTGACGGGCGAACCAATGCCGGTCGCGAAAGCCGAGGGCGCGCGCGTCATCGGCGGCACCGTCAACCAGCATGGTACGCTGGTGTTGCAGGCCGAACAGGTTGGCCGCGACACCATGCTGGCGCGGATCGTCGACATGGTGGCGCGGGCGCAGCGCTCGCGCGCGCCGATCCAGCGTCTGGCGGATCGTGTTTCCGGCTGGTTCGTACCGGCGGTGCTGGCTGCGGCGGGAGTAGCCTTTGCCGCCTGGGTTATGTTCGGACCCGAACCGCGCTTCACCTTCGGATTGGTAGCCGCGGTGACGGTCTTGATCATCGCTTGCCCCTGTGCGCTTGGCCTTGCCACGCCGATGTCGATCATGGTGGGGGTGGGGCGCGGCGCCCGCGAAGGCATTCTGATCCGCGATGCGCAAGCGCTGGAAGCGTTCGAGCGGATCGACACCGTCGTGATCGACAAGACGGGGACGCTGACCGAAGGCAGACCGAAGCTCGCTTCCGTCGCGACCGCGCCAGGCATCGACGAGGACACGCTGTTGCGGCTGGCCGCCGGGCTCGAGCAGGCGAGTGAGCATCCGCTGGCGCGTGCGATCATCGAGGCCGCCAAGGCCCGCGGCCTGTCGTTCGAAAGTGCGTCCGACTTTGCGGCCCATCCGGGCAAGGGCGCCACCGGGAGCGTGCAGGGCCGCACCGTCGCGCTCGGCAATGCCACGTTGATGGGCGAGCTGAATGTCGCGATAGCCGCGTTTGAGCCCGCGGCGGAAGCGGCGCGCGCCTCCGGCGCGACCGTCATTCATGCGGCGATCGATGGCCGCGCTGCCGGCATTCTCGCCATCGCCGATCCGATCAAGGCGTCGGCGAAAGCCGCAATCGCGGCGTTGCGCTCGGAAGGCCTGCGCATCGTGATGCTGACCGGCGACAACGCGACCACCGCGCGCGCCGTCGCCTCTCAGCTGGATATCACTGACATCGAGGCCGGCGTGTTGCCCGAGCGCAAGGGTGAGGTGGTGCAGCGGCTTCGCCAGCAAGGCCGCCGCGTGGCCATGGTCGGCGACGGCGTCAACGACGCGCCGGCACTGGCCGCGGCCGATGTGGGGATTGCGATGGGCGGCGGCACGGATGTCGCCATCGAAAGCGCCGGCATCACGCTTCTCACCGGCGACCTGTCCGGCCTGGTTCGGGCGCGGCGGTTGTCGGCGGCGACCATGCGCAACATCCGGCAGAATCTCGCTTTCGCCTTTGTCTATAACGCCGCCGGCGTGCCGATCGCGGCGGGCGCGCTCTATCCGGTGTTCGGCATTCTGCTGTCGCCGATGCTGGGGGCTGCTGCGATGGCGCTCTCATCGGTGAGCGTGATCGGCAACGCGCTGCGGCTGGCGCGCACAAGGCTTTGA
- a CDS encoding metal-sensitive transcriptional regulator, with translation MREEIKTSCLKRLKRIEGQIRGLAGMVEDDRYCIDVVTQIAAAKAALRRVEEEILRDHVAHCVEHAIVSGDKADQRRKISELMDVIGRADR, from the coding sequence ATGCGCGAAGAGATCAAGACCTCCTGCCTGAAAAGGCTGAAACGAATCGAAGGCCAGATCCGCGGGCTTGCGGGCATGGTCGAGGACGACCGCTATTGCATCGACGTCGTCACGCAGATCGCGGCGGCGAAAGCGGCGTTGCGCCGCGTCGAGGAGGAAATCCTGCGCGATCATGTCGCCCATTGCGTCGAGCACGCGATTGTTTCCGGCGACAAGGCCGATCAGCGCCGCAAGATTTCCGAACTGATGGATGTGATCGGCCGCGCCGATCGCTAA
- a CDS encoding ParA family protein: MNVIVFASRKGGSGKSTLAAHLAAHVHKITKPCLMVDADPQGSLTLWHKLRGTNEPQIKTAVNSVSGIVAAAKRDGYEWVFIDTPPNLSAVVDDAIKNATMVVIPARPGVFDVNAVQETIQMCRAARKPYAVVLNGAPARRDEVESRIVTIAREALAKFRAPVWGGQITNRADLLMALGKGEGAREYFAEGRAAAEVGRLWAAIERSVKAIRGTASASGVMHKQAA; the protein is encoded by the coding sequence ATGAACGTGATAGTTTTTGCGTCGCGTAAAGGTGGCTCGGGGAAAAGCACCCTCGCTGCCCATCTTGCGGCGCACGTCCACAAGATAACCAAACCGTGCCTGATGGTCGATGCGGACCCGCAGGGCTCGCTGACCTTGTGGCACAAGTTGCGCGGCACCAACGAACCGCAGATCAAGACCGCCGTTAATTCCGTCAGCGGGATCGTTGCTGCCGCCAAGCGCGATGGCTACGAATGGGTCTTCATCGACACGCCGCCGAATCTGTCGGCCGTCGTCGACGATGCGATCAAGAACGCCACCATGGTCGTGATTCCGGCGCGTCCGGGCGTCTTCGACGTCAATGCCGTGCAGGAAACGATTCAGATGTGCCGTGCCGCGCGCAAGCCTTACGCGGTCGTGCTCAACGGTGCACCGGCCCGGCGCGACGAGGTCGAAAGCCGCATCGTCACCATTGCACGCGAGGCGTTGGCGAAGTTCCGTGCGCCGGTGTGGGGCGGGCAGATCACCAACCGCGCCGACCTTTTGATGGCGCTCGGCAAGGGCGAAGGCGCCCGCGAATATTTTGCGGAAGGCCGTGCGGCTGCCGAAGTCGGCCGGCTGTGGGCTGCGATCGAGCGTTCGGTGAAGGCGATCCGCGGTACCGCTTCCGCCAGTGGCGTGATGCACAAGCAGGCCGCTTAA
- a CDS encoding cytochrome c oxidase assembly factor Coa1 family protein, whose product MTDQSLPLDQTEVPAEIDRWNWGAFLLNWIWGIGNNVFIALLVFVPLLGLVMPFVLGVRGNRWAWRNGRWDSIEHFKRVQRAWTKWAVIIYVGVIVLFCAIFGGVFYLLSHSEAYRLGVANLEASAEVANVLGKPITTGLPTGKISTSGSSGNAALSFSVSGPKGTGRVFLEAIKRDGAWSLGSLKLRVDGQDSVIDLLRPTRAEIDGDRRWTS is encoded by the coding sequence ATGACCGACCAGAGCTTGCCCCTCGATCAGACGGAAGTGCCGGCGGAAATCGACCGCTGGAACTGGGGCGCGTTCCTGCTGAACTGGATCTGGGGCATCGGCAACAACGTGTTTATCGCGTTGCTGGTATTCGTGCCGCTGCTCGGTCTGGTCATGCCGTTCGTGCTCGGCGTGCGCGGCAATCGCTGGGCCTGGCGCAACGGACGCTGGGACAGCATCGAACATTTCAAGCGCGTGCAGCGCGCCTGGACCAAATGGGCGGTCATCATTTACGTCGGTGTGATCGTGCTGTTTTGCGCGATCTTTGGCGGCGTGTTCTATCTCCTCAGTCACTCCGAGGCTTACCGGCTTGGCGTCGCCAATCTCGAGGCCAGCGCGGAAGTGGCCAACGTCTTGGGAAAACCGATCACGACCGGCCTTCCGACCGGCAAGATCTCCACCAGCGGTTCAAGCGGAAATGCGGCGCTCAGTTTTTCGGTCAGCGGACCGAAGGGCACGGGCCGCGTTTTTCTTGAGGCGATCAAAAGAGATGGAGCCTGGTCGCTCGGAAGTCTCAAGCTTAGGGTCGATGGACAGGACAGCGTCATCGATCTACTTCGCCCGACGCGCGCGGAGATCGACGGCGATCGGAGGTGGACGAGTTAG
- a CDS encoding NACHT domain-containing protein, with protein MLTFSNFSPQSFERLVQALSVRILGPGVVVFGAGPDGAREATFEGTVPFPSSEDRWNGYIVVQAKCREAMKGDARDATWLTAQLKQEFQKFITRKNLRRPEYYIIATNVTLSPEPKGGGKAKVEKLIDQYKTRLGIKDVAILSADELRAHLENAPEVRRSYTAWLTPSDVLAGLIDQIAKPYLKQVLPLALARDLRQERDVRLREAGRETEKPIYLDDLFIDLPFAAPAISKEDIDDADEEDKGAEFDHAEDDEPEDDSIRVVAQLLLCAADKLDNESIACNSRLRKGRRTEPQPNRVVVLGGPGQGKSTIGQFLAQVSRARLLSEHANSALNPQTADLVAPILERAVKEGLSLQGPARFPIRIDLPIYADALQKTPSGQSLIAFAADRLSRNVDQPIAAAELRTWLGTCPALIILDGLDEVPPSGNRTELLKSIDALWDDLALVAADVLVVVTTRPQGYNDDLSANYWQHWELSPLTPSDAMKFASRLAQVRLSDPDRRDVILAELDRAAADASTMLLLSSPLQVTIMFGISLLKGAIPQDRWELFERYYTLLRDREAQKTGADAKLIRDFSLPS; from the coding sequence ATGCTTACGTTCAGCAATTTCTCTCCTCAATCCTTCGAACGCCTCGTCCAGGCGTTAAGTGTGAGGATATTGGGCCCGGGCGTGGTTGTTTTTGGGGCGGGACCCGACGGTGCTCGAGAAGCGACCTTTGAAGGAACCGTCCCTTTTCCTAGCAGCGAGGATAGATGGAACGGCTACATTGTGGTGCAAGCAAAGTGCCGAGAAGCCATGAAGGGGGACGCTCGGGATGCAACTTGGCTGACGGCGCAGTTGAAGCAAGAATTTCAAAAATTCATCACGCGCAAGAACCTGCGCCGTCCTGAATACTACATCATAGCAACAAACGTTACCCTCTCGCCCGAGCCGAAGGGCGGGGGAAAAGCAAAAGTCGAGAAACTGATCGACCAGTACAAGACGCGCTTAGGTATCAAAGATGTTGCTATTCTTTCTGCAGATGAGCTCCGAGCGCACTTAGAAAATGCACCGGAGGTCAGACGTTCTTATACAGCGTGGCTGACACCGAGCGACGTCTTGGCTGGTTTAATTGACCAAATTGCCAAGCCTTATCTGAAACAGGTTTTGCCGCTCGCGTTAGCGCGAGATTTGCGACAAGAAAGGGATGTTCGCCTTCGAGAAGCGGGCCGAGAGACAGAAAAGCCAATTTATCTAGATGATCTGTTCATCGATCTGCCTTTTGCGGCTCCAGCCATATCGAAAGAAGATATTGACGACGCGGATGAGGAGGACAAAGGGGCGGAATTCGACCATGCAGAGGATGATGAACCCGAAGATGACTCAATTCGCGTCGTAGCGCAGTTATTGCTCTGTGCTGCCGATAAGTTGGACAATGAGTCCATAGCTTGCAATTCGCGTTTACGTAAGGGAAGACGTACCGAACCTCAGCCTAACCGGGTGGTCGTTCTCGGTGGTCCCGGTCAGGGAAAATCAACTATTGGTCAATTTCTTGCGCAAGTATCGCGAGCAAGATTGCTATCTGAGCACGCGAACTCGGCATTAAATCCGCAAACGGCTGACCTTGTGGCGCCAATATTAGAACGCGCCGTTAAGGAAGGGCTTTCTCTTCAGGGACCTGCTCGCTTTCCAATTCGCATTGACTTGCCAATCTATGCTGATGCACTTCAGAAGACGCCATCGGGCCAAAGCTTGATTGCCTTCGCGGCAGATAGACTTTCGCGAAATGTAGATCAGCCAATTGCTGCGGCAGAGCTGCGCACTTGGCTTGGAACATGCCCAGCCCTTATAATTTTAGACGGTCTTGACGAAGTTCCTCCAAGCGGCAATCGCACCGAGCTCCTTAAGAGTATTGATGCGCTCTGGGATGACTTGGCACTCGTCGCAGCGGATGTGCTGGTGGTTGTTACCACTCGGCCACAAGGTTACAACGACGATCTAAGCGCTAACTATTGGCAGCATTGGGAGTTGTCGCCTCTAACTCCTTCCGACGCAATGAAATTTGCATCACGCCTTGCACAGGTTCGTTTGTCTGATCCTGACAGACGTGACGTGATTCTAGCAGAGCTCGACCGAGCAGCAGCCGATGCATCGACGATGCTACTTTTGAGCAGTCCCCTTCAAGTTACAATCATGTTTGGCATTTCGTTGCTGAAGGGAGCAATTCCTCAAGATCGATGGGAGCTTTTTGAGCGCTACTACACATTGTTGCGCGACCGAGAGGCTCAGAAGACTGGCGCAGATGCTAAGTTGATTCGCGACTTCAGCCTACCGAGCTAA
- a CDS encoding recombinase family protein has product MSKRALISYIRVSTSQQGRSGLGIEAQRETLTRFAEAEGFEFLKEFVEVETGKGADALDRRPQLSAALAAARKAKCHVAVAKLDRLSRDVHFISGLMVHKVPFVVAELGPDVDPFMLHLFAAFNEREAKEIGRRTKAALAAAKARGATLGNPRLAEARESAADAVRASADRHAANVLPIIREARKAGATTLREIADVLNARGVSTARGGQWYATSVRNMMARAT; this is encoded by the coding sequence GTGTCTAAACGAGCGTTGATTAGTTACATCCGTGTTTCCACTTCACAGCAGGGGCGCTCAGGGCTTGGCATCGAAGCGCAGCGGGAGACTTTGACGCGGTTCGCCGAGGCTGAGGGCTTTGAGTTCCTCAAGGAATTTGTGGAGGTCGAAACGGGCAAAGGGGCCGATGCCCTCGACAGGCGGCCTCAGCTCTCAGCGGCCCTTGCGGCAGCACGGAAAGCCAAGTGCCACGTTGCGGTGGCCAAGCTGGACCGCCTGAGCCGCGACGTGCATTTCATCAGTGGCCTTATGGTCCACAAGGTGCCGTTTGTGGTCGCTGAGTTGGGGCCTGATGTTGATCCTTTTATGCTGCACTTGTTCGCAGCGTTCAACGAACGAGAGGCGAAAGAAATTGGACGGCGCACCAAGGCCGCGTTGGCGGCCGCAAAGGCCCGTGGTGCCACTTTGGGCAATCCAAGGCTTGCTGAAGCCCGTGAGAGCGCTGCGGACGCTGTCAGAGCTTCTGCTGACAGGCACGCGGCTAACGTGCTCCCCATCATCCGCGAGGCTAGGAAAGCTGGCGCAACTACGCTCAGGGAGATTGCGGATGTGCTCAATGCTCGCGGGGTCTCTACCGCGCGTGGTGGCCAATGGTACGCAACGAGCGTGAGGAACATGATGGCTCGGGCAACTTAG
- the tnpC gene encoding IS66 family transposase: MILAERAARLQAEAVAASAKAEAANAKAAEALISYLKLEIEKLRRQIYGSRSERKARLLEQMELQLEELEATATEDELAAERAAAQTQTVKSFQRKRPSRKPFPDHLPRERVVVPAPESCPCCGSSRLSKLGEDITETLEVIPRQWKVIQTVREKFSCRDCETITQPPAPFHVTPRGFAGPNLLAMILFEKFGQHQPLNRQSERYAREGIDLSLSTLADQVGACATTLQPLYRLIERHVLSAERLHGDDTTVPILAKGQTVKGHIWTYVRDDRPFRGRAPPAALYYASRDRRQEHPAQHLQTFTGILQADAYSGYNALYDPSRAQGPIMPALCWAHARRQFFELADIAANARRDKNAAAISPIALEAVKRIDALFDIERGINGQSAEERLRVRRQQSAPLLTALEAWLREQRARLSNSSAVAKPIDYMLRRWDRFTRFVDDWRICLTNNAAERALRGFALGRKSWLFAGSERGADRAAIMATLIMTAKLNDIDPQAWLADVLARIAATPQGRLNELLPWEWKKLLVQSAA; this comes from the coding sequence ATGATCCTCGCGGAGCGCGCCGCGCGCCTGCAAGCGGAAGCGGTCGCGGCGAGCGCCAAAGCGGAAGCGGCCAACGCGAAGGCGGCCGAAGCACTGATCAGTTACCTCAAGCTCGAGATCGAGAAGCTGCGTCGCCAGATTTACGGCAGCCGATCGGAGCGCAAGGCGCGGCTCTTGGAGCAGATGGAGCTTCAGCTTGAAGAGCTGGAAGCAACCGCAACCGAGGACGAACTGGCGGCTGAGAGGGCGGCGGCTCAGACACAGACCGTCAAGTCCTTCCAGCGTAAGCGGCCGTCGCGCAAACCGTTCCCCGATCATCTGCCGCGCGAGCGGGTCGTGGTCCCGGCGCCGGAGAGCTGTCCTTGCTGCGGGTCATCGAGGCTCTCGAAACTGGGTGAGGACATCACCGAGACGCTGGAGGTCATTCCGCGGCAGTGGAAGGTGATCCAGACCGTGCGCGAGAAGTTCTCGTGCCGGGATTGCGAGACAATCACCCAACCGCCGGCGCCCTTCCACGTGACGCCGCGCGGCTTTGCCGGGCCCAACCTCTTGGCCATGATCCTGTTCGAGAAGTTTGGCCAGCATCAGCCTTTGAACCGGCAGAGCGAGCGCTACGCCCGGGAGGGCATCGATCTGAGCCTATCGACGCTGGCCGACCAGGTCGGCGCCTGTGCGACGACCCTGCAGCCGCTTTATCGGCTGATCGAGCGTCATGTCCTCTCCGCCGAGCGACTGCATGGCGACGACACCACGGTGCCGATCCTGGCCAAGGGCCAGACGGTCAAGGGCCACATCTGGACCTATGTCCGCGACGACCGCCCGTTCCGGGGACGGGCGCCGCCGGCCGCGCTCTATTACGCCTCGCGCGATCGCCGGCAGGAGCATCCTGCCCAGCATCTTCAGACGTTCACCGGCATCCTGCAAGCGGACGCCTACAGCGGCTACAACGCGCTGTACGACCCATCGCGCGCGCAGGGACCCATCATGCCCGCACTTTGTTGGGCGCACGCCAGGCGGCAGTTCTTCGAGTTGGCGGACATCGCCGCCAATGCGAGGCGAGACAAGAACGCCGCGGCGATCTCGCCGATCGCGCTGGAAGCAGTCAAGCGCATCGATGCACTGTTCGACATTGAACGCGGCATCAATGGTCAAAGCGCCGAAGAGCGGCTGCGGGTCCGCCGGCAACAGAGTGCGCCGCTGCTGACGGCGCTCGAAGCCTGGCTGCGCGAGCAGCGTGCCCGGCTGTCGAACTCGTCCGCGGTCGCCAAGCCCATCGACTACATGCTGCGCCGCTGGGACCGGTTCACCCGCTTCGTCGATGACTGGCGGATCTGTCTGACCAACAACGCGGCGGAGCGCGCGCTGCGCGGCTTTGCTTTGGGTCGCAAGTCCTGGCTGTTCGCCGGCTCCGAACGTGGGGCCGACCGCGCCGCCATCATGGCCACCCTGATCATGACGGCAAAGCTCAACGACATCGATCCGCAAGCATGGCTGGCCGACGTGCTCGCCCGCATCGCCGCCACTCCGCAAGGCCGGCTCAATGAGCTACTCCCTTGGGAATGGAAGAAGCTCCTTGTTCAGTCCGCCGCATGA